A genomic stretch from Thauera sp. GDN1 includes:
- a CDS encoding O-antigen polymerase — translation MDLTLILTAATLGLLASLNIFVARDIAYPPFLQNLVWIAVLSLLAIFGPDFSSVNEFILTAVTLAAVGFSTGGWTAYASQRKERRKLEIEPSKDYTRALTALTILAVAIFPFFLWRILAIANFDISQGFFYRLREALTENDGQNMFGIGYYFYFCLIVFLLHYIVSKRIFTIRNVIFFTLPICVSILFVQKGFILFLLCAFVGATLVQRKATSAQAIALASAILGSTFLLIIFARSSDSAAGSEFVVESLKVYSLAGLPALTELTSFGLSGNGEHVFRNLVVWLSRLGFDLTPPPMLQPYVYVPYGTNVYTYLRPYLIDFGLLGVFFFNGLLGFISVYSYLKARGGSAPFIIIHSLLYYPLIMQFFDDQYFQLLTLWIYITVFLIIYFKLFRYRITPHALNK, via the coding sequence ATGGACCTTACGTTAATACTAACGGCGGCGACACTCGGACTTCTTGCAAGCCTAAACATCTTTGTCGCCCGTGACATTGCATACCCTCCTTTTTTGCAGAATCTTGTCTGGATCGCCGTACTTTCCCTACTGGCAATATTTGGGCCCGACTTCTCCTCAGTTAATGAGTTTATTCTCACGGCAGTCACGCTCGCCGCCGTAGGCTTTAGCACAGGAGGATGGACAGCCTACGCCTCTCAAAGAAAGGAAAGGCGCAAATTGGAAATCGAGCCTAGTAAGGACTACACACGCGCGCTAACGGCCCTTACGATTTTAGCCGTGGCGATCTTCCCGTTTTTCCTATGGCGCATCCTCGCAATTGCAAACTTTGATATATCACAAGGTTTTTTTTATCGGCTGCGTGAAGCGCTCACCGAAAATGACGGCCAAAATATGTTTGGAATTGGCTACTACTTCTACTTCTGCCTAATAGTTTTCTTGTTGCACTACATAGTATCTAAACGGATTTTTACAATACGGAACGTCATTTTTTTTACGCTCCCTATTTGCGTTTCAATTCTGTTTGTACAGAAAGGATTCATATTGTTTCTGTTGTGCGCTTTCGTGGGCGCCACGCTAGTCCAGCGCAAGGCAACGTCAGCACAAGCAATAGCGCTCGCTTCGGCGATTTTGGGATCGACCTTTCTCTTGATTATTTTCGCGCGAAGCTCCGATTCGGCCGCGGGCTCGGAATTCGTAGTTGAATCGTTAAAAGTTTACTCTTTAGCAGGACTGCCCGCCTTAACTGAGCTTACCAGCTTTGGGCTATCGGGCAACGGCGAGCACGTATTCCGCAACCTGGTGGTGTGGCTATCCCGACTGGGATTCGACCTTACCCCCCCGCCGATGCTGCAGCCATATGTCTACGTTCCATACGGAACAAATGTATATACGTACTTGAGACCATATCTCATAGACTTTGGTTTACTTGGCGTTTTCTTTTTTAATGGCCTACTGGGATTCATCAGCGTTTACTCTTACTTGAAGGCAAGAGGGGGAAGCGCCCCGTTTATAATAATTCACAGCCTCTTATACTATCCGCTCATAATGCAGTTCTTTGACGATCAGTATTTCCAGCTTCTCACTCTCTGGATATACATTACCGTATTTTTGATAATTTACTTTAAATTGTTCCGCTACAGGATCACTCCGCATGCTCTCAATAAATAA
- a CDS encoding rhamnosyltransferase — protein MLSINNRRPASIYSVIVLFNPDIPILARLVDSILNQVSHVLLVDNGSTNFLEMKAQIPESDKISHIALGDNYGIAKAHNVGIQTSRASGASHVLIFDQDSYAPANLVEELLKAEATLLERGEKVAAVGPSFFDPRTNNPYPFSKIDGFKLRSIYPSPENPVIEASFLISSGSLIRTEALEAVGLMREEFFIDYVDIEWCLRARSLGFKSFGVPGVSMEHSVGDNRLRVLGREISIHSPLRRYYLSRNGLLIIKLPYIPWKYKIRELSYSVSRVAVFLLFVPNKLRYLKYISLGWAHGLLGKGGKFGA, from the coding sequence ATGCTCTCAATAAATAATAGAAGACCCGCTTCTATTTACTCCGTGATTGTTTTATTTAATCCTGACATTCCCATTTTAGCAAGACTTGTTGATAGTATCCTGAACCAAGTCTCACACGTCTTGCTTGTCGATAATGGGAGCACCAATTTTTTGGAGATGAAGGCGCAAATCCCAGAGTCTGACAAAATCAGCCATATTGCACTTGGAGATAACTACGGTATTGCGAAGGCCCATAACGTAGGGATACAGACTTCCAGGGCAAGCGGCGCGAGCCATGTCTTGATATTTGACCAAGACAGCTACGCCCCTGCAAACCTCGTGGAAGAATTATTAAAAGCAGAAGCCACTTTATTGGAAAGAGGGGAGAAGGTTGCTGCAGTAGGACCTTCATTTTTTGACCCTAGAACAAATAACCCGTATCCTTTTTCTAAAATCGACGGCTTTAAACTACGAAGTATTTATCCTAGCCCCGAAAACCCCGTCATAGAAGCGAGCTTTCTAATTTCGTCAGGTAGTTTAATTCGCACAGAGGCACTGGAAGCGGTCGGGCTAATGCGCGAGGAATTCTTCATTGATTACGTTGATATCGAGTGGTGCTTACGCGCTCGCTCACTTGGCTTTAAGTCATTTGGAGTGCCCGGCGTCTCGATGGAGCATAGCGTTGGAGACAATCGCTTAAGGGTGCTCGGCCGAGAGATAAGTATTCACTCCCCGTTACGACGCTACTATTTATCTAGGAATGGGCTTCTGATTATCAAACTGCCTTACATCCCCTGGAAATATAAGATCCGAGAGCTTTCTTATTCCGTATCTAGAGTCGCCGTTTTCTTATTATTTGTACCAAACAAACTACGGTACCTTAAATACATATCGCTTGGCTGGGCACATGGACTGCTCGGAAAAGGCGGGAAATTTGGCGCGTAG
- a CDS encoding glycosyltransferase family 4 protein, with amino-acid sequence MKIAFLITRSDTVGGAHIHLLDLASAAQADGHDVVVLVGGDGPYVDLLRRSNIRVIRLRFLVRPIRPHLDLLAILEFRKALRILRPDIIHLHSTKAGLVGRIAAKFAGLPTVFTAHGWAFTDGTPAVSSRLSLLLERISAAYSNAIICVSEYDRRLALKLGVGDEALLIRIHNGVPDVPVELRSQGGDGEAVRIVCVARLDAQKDHALLIDALEEIRDSRWTLELIGDGPLTAALKDRVLRAGLSNRVKFSGLCNDVPARLARADLFVLTSNWEGLPLSILEAMRAQLPVIASDVGGVSESLAENQTGFLVPKGNRSVLKDRLIRLLEDAPLRQLMGRKGREIYEQEFSFDVMYKRTLDVYRRVLDREV; translated from the coding sequence ATGAAAATCGCATTTCTGATAACACGATCGGACACCGTGGGCGGTGCGCATATACATCTGCTTGATCTCGCTTCGGCAGCTCAAGCAGACGGTCACGATGTCGTGGTTTTGGTGGGCGGAGACGGACCATACGTTGATTTACTTCGCCGAAGCAACATCCGCGTAATCCGTTTGCGATTCCTAGTCAGGCCCATTCGCCCGCATCTGGACTTGTTAGCTATTCTTGAATTCCGGAAAGCACTTCGGATCCTCCGTCCGGATATTATTCATTTGCACTCAACCAAGGCGGGGTTAGTCGGAAGGATTGCCGCAAAATTCGCTGGATTACCCACTGTATTCACGGCACATGGATGGGCGTTTACTGATGGCACTCCGGCAGTCTCAAGCAGACTATCTTTGCTCCTTGAACGAATTTCGGCAGCATACAGCAACGCCATTATATGCGTATCGGAGTACGACAGACGTTTGGCACTAAAGTTAGGGGTCGGAGACGAAGCTCTTCTTATCCGAATACACAACGGCGTTCCAGACGTCCCTGTAGAACTTCGGTCGCAAGGGGGTGATGGAGAAGCCGTACGCATCGTCTGTGTTGCACGATTGGATGCGCAGAAAGATCATGCGCTTCTTATCGACGCACTGGAAGAAATTCGTGATTCGCGTTGGACACTTGAATTGATCGGGGATGGCCCGCTTACGGCAGCGCTTAAGGATAGAGTGCTCAGGGCCGGCCTTTCAAACCGTGTTAAGTTTTCGGGCTTATGCAATGACGTACCCGCGCGGCTCGCTCGTGCTGATTTATTTGTACTAACCTCGAACTGGGAGGGGCTTCCTCTATCAATCCTTGAGGCGATGCGTGCTCAATTGCCTGTGATCGCCTCGGATGTGGGTGGCGTATCGGAGTCTCTCGCAGAGAATCAAACCGGTTTCCTAGTTCCCAAAGGGAACAGATCGGTACTAAAAGATCGACTTATTCGACTGCTAGAGGATGCACCTCTGCGGCAGCTGATGGGTAGAAAGGGAAGGGAGATTTACGAACAAGAGTTCTCGTTCGACGTTATGTATAAGCGGACGCTGGATGTTTATCGGCGCGTGCTTGATCGAGAAGTTTAG
- a CDS encoding ISL3 family transposase — MNNQIEALFTTALGLQPPWHVAKVELNTAKRRIDFEVEHTGRRAACPACGFEHQLIHDRVRRSWRHLDFFQFEAWLHAEVPRVQCSGCGKTTQLPVPWAREGSGFTLLFEALGLSLCRELPVRQAANQMRVAPKRLWRRVRHYVEVARAKDDMSGVRHVGIDETSVKRGHQYITVVHDLAAKRLLFACPGRDHQTLGAFAEDMRVHGGDPATIEHACIDMSAAYAKGIEQSLPNAQISYDRFHVVALANAAMDEVRREEMRNSAEAAREAVGVHGKKTLRQLLWGMRKDSASWTRAQFEAMHWLQRSNLKSARAWRLKQALRLVYREARDSNSEAIALGALTKWMSWARRSRLEPFKRLAVTLKEHLGGVVRGMLDGRSNAYVEAMNSLLQKAKAAARGFRDPENFIAIAYLRMSKLEHLPQSPLVPAIARDYGHYHHVC, encoded by the coding sequence ATGAACAACCAGATCGAAGCCCTCTTCACCACCGCGCTTGGCCTGCAGCCGCCTTGGCACGTCGCCAAGGTCGAGCTCAACACAGCCAAGCGGCGGATCGACTTCGAGGTTGAGCACACCGGCCGTCGTGCGGCCTGTCCGGCATGCGGGTTCGAGCATCAGTTGATCCATGACCGCGTGCGCCGCAGTTGGCGACACCTGGATTTCTTCCAGTTCGAAGCGTGGTTGCATGCCGAGGTGCCGCGCGTGCAGTGCTCGGGCTGCGGCAAGACCACGCAGTTGCCGGTGCCGTGGGCACGAGAGGGCAGTGGCTTCACCTTGCTGTTCGAGGCACTGGGCCTGTCGCTGTGCCGGGAATTGCCGGTGCGCCAGGCCGCCAATCAGATGCGGGTTGCGCCAAAGCGGCTGTGGCGGCGGGTGCGCCACTATGTCGAGGTGGCCCGTGCCAAGGACGACATGTCGGGCGTGCGCCACGTGGGCATTGACGAGACCAGCGTCAAGCGCGGGCACCAGTACATCACCGTGGTGCATGACCTGGCGGCCAAGCGTTTGCTGTTCGCCTGCCCCGGTCGTGACCATCAAACCCTGGGGGCCTTCGCCGAGGATATGCGCGTGCATGGCGGCGATCCGGCCACCATCGAACACGCCTGCATCGACATGAGCGCGGCGTACGCCAAGGGGATCGAGCAGTCGCTGCCGAACGCCCAGATCAGCTATGACCGCTTTCACGTCGTGGCGCTTGCCAACGCGGCGATGGATGAGGTGCGACGCGAAGAGATGCGCAACTCGGCAGAAGCGGCCCGCGAGGCGGTGGGCGTGCACGGCAAGAAGACCCTTCGCCAACTGCTGTGGGGCATGCGCAAGGACTCGGCGAGCTGGACTCGCGCGCAGTTCGAGGCGATGCACTGGCTGCAGCGCTCGAATCTGAAGAGCGCGCGGGCCTGGCGACTCAAGCAGGCCCTGCGGCTGGTCTACCGCGAGGCGCGGGACAGTAACAGCGAAGCAATCGCCCTCGGCGCATTGACGAAGTGGATGAGTTGGGCGCGACGCTCGCGGCTCGAGCCGTTCAAGCGCCTGGCGGTCACCTTGAAAGAACATCTCGGCGGTGTCGTGCGCGGCATGCTCGACGGGCGCAGCAACGCCTACGTCGAGGCGATGAACAGCCTGTTGCAGAAGGCGAAAGCCGCCGCCCGAGGTTTCCGTGACCCGGAAAACTTCATCGCGATCGCCTACCTGCGAATGTCCAAGCTCGAGCATCTACCGCAAAGCCCCTTGGTGCCGGCAATCGCCCGCGACTACGGGCACTACCATCATGTATGTTGA
- a CDS encoding NAD-dependent epimerase/dehydratase family protein: MTRLSTENAVVRGATRQPSDLRTDVPSPLLGDDAEWSPLLEQVDIVVHAAARAHVLNENAEDPLRLFQEVNTAGTLRLARQAAEVGVKRFLFLSSIGVNGTQSIKPFNESDTPQPVEPYAVSKREAEQGLMELSRETGMEVVIIRPPLVYGPSAPGNFGKLANAVRRGIPLPLGAVTQNRRTLVGLDNLVDLIMTCAYHPAAANQVFLAGDDEDLSTADLLHRMAKAFGVSPRLLPVPVPVLKAMARAAGKSGMVERLCGSLQVDITKAREVLGWKPPLTVDEGLARVAAGF; the protein is encoded by the coding sequence ATGACGCGACTCTCCACTGAGAATGCAGTGGTCCGTGGCGCAACGAGGCAGCCCTCGGACCTCAGGACTGACGTACCGTCGCCTTTGCTTGGAGATGATGCGGAGTGGTCACCCCTGCTTGAACAAGTTGACATTGTGGTTCATGCGGCTGCGAGAGCGCACGTGCTGAATGAAAACGCAGAAGATCCTCTCAGGCTATTCCAGGAGGTGAACACAGCAGGGACGCTGCGGCTAGCGCGACAAGCGGCCGAAGTCGGGGTGAAGCGCTTCCTTTTTCTCAGCTCAATCGGCGTTAATGGCACGCAAAGCATCAAACCTTTCAACGAATCGGATACGCCGCAGCCAGTGGAACCCTACGCCGTTTCCAAGCGGGAAGCTGAACAAGGTTTGATGGAGTTATCCAGGGAAACGGGGATGGAAGTGGTGATCATTCGACCGCCTCTCGTCTATGGACCAAGCGCGCCAGGCAATTTCGGAAAGCTCGCCAACGCCGTTAGACGCGGGATTCCACTGCCGCTCGGGGCGGTAACCCAGAATCGACGGACACTCGTTGGGCTGGATAATCTAGTGGACTTGATCATGACTTGCGCATATCACCCCGCGGCAGCAAACCAGGTCTTCCTGGCAGGCGATGACGAAGACCTATCGACAGCGGATCTTTTGCACAGAATGGCGAAAGCGTTTGGCGTGAGTCCGCGCCTGTTGCCTGTGCCGGTCCCCGTGCTAAAGGCGATGGCGCGTGCGGCCGGCAAGAGCGGAATGGTCGAGCGCCTGTGTGGCTCGCTTCAGGTGGATATCACCAAGGCACGGGAAGTGTTGGGCTGGAAGCCGCCATTGACGGTGGACGAAGGATTAGCACGTGTGGCAGCGGGCTTTTAG
- a CDS encoding glycosyltransferase family 4 protein, whose protein sequence is MDIPNARSSHSVPTPRGGGVAIVVSFLVALAFIAATGGLDWSASIALLGAGGFVALVGFLDDHGHIAARWRLLTHFVAAFWALGWLGGAPALQLFGVLFDLGWLGFALVAVYLVWLLNLYNFMDGIDGIASVEAICVCVGGALLYVLLGKPDLALLPLMLAAAVAGFLYWNFPPARIFMGDAGSGFLGIVLGIMSIQAGWVDPALFWSWVILLGVFVVDATFTLVRRLLRGDKVYEAHRSHAYQYASRQFGRHLPVTLAVGVINLAWLLPIALLVGTGKVDGVIGVVLAYGPLVLLAIKFHAGEMK, encoded by the coding sequence ATGGACATCCCCAATGCGCGCAGTTCGCACTCGGTGCCGACGCCGCGCGGTGGCGGGGTTGCCATCGTCGTGAGCTTTCTGGTTGCGCTTGCGTTCATTGCGGCAACGGGCGGCCTCGATTGGTCCGCCAGTATTGCGCTGCTTGGCGCGGGCGGATTCGTCGCCTTGGTCGGTTTTCTGGATGACCACGGCCACATCGCGGCGCGCTGGCGTTTGCTCACGCACTTCGTCGCGGCCTTCTGGGCGCTTGGCTGGCTGGGCGGCGCTCCGGCATTGCAGCTTTTCGGGGTGCTGTTCGATCTCGGCTGGCTCGGGTTCGCCCTGGTGGCGGTGTATCTGGTCTGGCTGCTCAACCTCTACAACTTCATGGACGGCATCGACGGGATCGCCAGCGTGGAGGCGATCTGTGTGTGCGTGGGTGGGGCGCTGCTTTATGTGCTGCTTGGCAAGCCGGACCTGGCATTGTTGCCGCTGATGCTTGCCGCGGCAGTGGCCGGATTTCTGTACTGGAACTTCCCGCCCGCGCGGATCTTCATGGGCGACGCGGGCAGCGGCTTCCTGGGCATAGTACTGGGCATCATGTCGATCCAGGCGGGCTGGGTGGATCCGGCGTTGTTCTGGAGTTGGGTGATCCTGCTCGGCGTGTTCGTGGTGGATGCGACTTTCACCCTGGTGCGCCGTCTGTTGCGTGGCGACAAAGTGTATGAAGCGCACCGCAGTCATGCCTACCAGTACGCGTCACGGCAGTTCGGGCGCCATCTGCCGGTGACGCTGGCCGTCGGCGTGATCAACCTGGCATGGCTGCTGCCGATTGCGCTGCTCGTCGGCACGGGCAAGGTCGACGGGGTGATTGGGGTCGTGCTGGCCTATGGACCGCTCGTGCTCCTGGCGATCAAGTTCCATGCGGGTGAAATGAAGTGA
- a CDS encoding acetyltransferase, translating to MSKRVIVIGAGGHGRSVAEAILLVGRDELIGFVDDGADANAKVWSYLMLGRTDSLHTLRTLADTVVVAIGNNAVREKLHARVRHGGFELLNVIHPAAFVSPTATLGAGCAVMAGAVVGTEAQLGEGVIVNCGATVDHHCRVDAFGHLGVNACMAGGSVLGHRAWMQAGSALGYGVQVEDDAVLAPGEARSA from the coding sequence ATGAGCAAGCGCGTCATCGTGATTGGGGCGGGCGGCCATGGGCGCTCCGTGGCGGAGGCGATTCTACTGGTCGGGCGGGATGAACTCATCGGCTTTGTCGATGACGGCGCGGATGCGAACGCGAAGGTGTGGTCGTATCTGATGCTCGGCAGGACGGACTCGCTTCACACTCTGCGCACGCTTGCCGACACCGTCGTAGTCGCGATCGGCAACAACGCAGTCCGCGAGAAGCTGCACGCGCGAGTGCGGCATGGCGGCTTCGAACTGCTGAACGTGATTCACCCCGCGGCCTTCGTGTCGCCGACGGCTACCTTGGGCGCGGGCTGCGCAGTGATGGCGGGCGCCGTGGTGGGGACGGAAGCCCAGCTTGGCGAGGGCGTGATCGTCAATTGCGGGGCAACGGTCGACCACCATTGCCGGGTGGATGCCTTCGGACACCTCGGCGTGAATGCCTGCATGGCGGGTGGGTCGGTGCTGGGGCATCGCGCCTGGATGCAGGCCGGAAGCGCGCTCGGCTACGGCGTGCAGGTCGAAGACGACGCGGTGCTTGCGCCCGGCGAGGCGCGCTCCGCCTGA
- a CDS encoding nucleoside-diphosphate sugar epimerase/dehydratase codes for MNNSFRSVLVFLFDLLAVVIAWVGGMWIRFNFELPGHYMQKLWMGLGVLLVIHAIACRWAGLYRGMWIFASLPDLKRVLRAVGVSALALVALMALDRMPGPVIPRSMLVLYPLLLLIAMGGGRAAWRMWKEHRIYGDLRAAGKPVVVVGAGSGGAMLVRELERSADWRVVALVDDNPAKWGLELHGHPVAGGIEQLPQVLQDFKAQHVILAMPSAAADALKRAADSAVRAGAHVFTVPGIEDLMSGKVAINAMRPVDIEDLLGREPVKIDSAHLKDMIGGKTVLITGAGGSIGSELCRQLARFAPARLVLVEASEFALYNIEQWFRVHKPETQIVPLAGDVKDAARLDEIFATWKPQLVFHAAAYKHVPLMEVGNAWQAVRNNVLGTLLVAAHAQRHGAERFVLISTDKAVNPTNVMGATKRLAEMACEALHSSGTASTQIEMVRFGNVLGSTGSVIPKFAEQIARGGPVTVTHPEINRYFMSIPEAAQLVLQAAAMGNGGEVFVLDMGEPVKIVDLARNMIRLSGYTEDEIRIEFSGLRPGEKLYEELLADAEETRETPHPKLRIARSRPVNGTFLEELEQWLAQPGPVADEEVRMGLKRWVPEYEPARH; via the coding sequence ATGAATAACTCATTCCGATCCGTTCTTGTCTTCCTCTTCGACCTGCTTGCGGTGGTGATCGCCTGGGTCGGTGGGATGTGGATCCGCTTCAACTTCGAGTTGCCCGGCCATTACATGCAGAAGCTTTGGATGGGCCTCGGCGTGCTGCTGGTGATCCACGCAATCGCCTGCCGCTGGGCCGGCCTCTACCGCGGCATGTGGATCTTTGCCAGCCTGCCGGACTTGAAGCGTGTGCTGCGCGCGGTGGGTGTCTCCGCCCTCGCGCTGGTTGCGCTGATGGCGCTCGATCGCATGCCGGGCCCGGTCATTCCGCGCTCGATGCTCGTGCTCTACCCGCTGCTGCTGCTGATCGCGATGGGCGGCGGACGCGCCGCCTGGCGGATGTGGAAGGAGCACCGCATCTACGGCGACCTGCGCGCAGCGGGCAAGCCGGTGGTGGTTGTCGGTGCGGGCTCGGGCGGCGCGATGCTGGTGCGCGAGCTTGAGCGCAGCGCGGACTGGCGCGTGGTCGCGCTCGTCGATGACAACCCGGCCAAGTGGGGCCTGGAGCTCCATGGCCACCCGGTGGCCGGCGGAATCGAACAACTGCCGCAGGTGCTGCAGGACTTCAAGGCCCAGCACGTGATCCTGGCCATGCCCTCCGCCGCGGCGGACGCGCTCAAGCGCGCAGCCGACTCCGCGGTGCGCGCCGGCGCGCACGTCTTCACCGTGCCCGGCATCGAAGACCTGATGAGCGGCAAGGTGGCGATCAACGCCATGCGGCCGGTGGATATCGAGGATCTGCTCGGGCGCGAGCCGGTGAAGATCGACTCCGCCCACCTCAAGGACATGATCGGCGGCAAGACCGTGCTGATCACCGGCGCCGGCGGCTCGATCGGCAGCGAGCTCTGTCGCCAGCTCGCCCGCTTCGCACCGGCACGGCTGGTGCTGGTGGAGGCGAGCGAGTTCGCCCTCTACAACATCGAGCAGTGGTTCCGCGTGCACAAGCCCGAGACCCAGATCGTGCCACTGGCCGGCGACGTGAAGGACGCGGCGCGCCTCGACGAGATCTTCGCCACCTGGAAGCCGCAGCTCGTCTTCCACGCCGCCGCCTACAAGCACGTGCCGCTGATGGAAGTGGGCAACGCCTGGCAGGCGGTGCGCAACAACGTGCTCGGCACGCTACTGGTGGCGGCGCACGCGCAGCGCCATGGCGCCGAGCGCTTCGTGCTGATCTCCACCGACAAGGCGGTGAACCCGACCAACGTGATGGGCGCGACCAAGCGCTTGGCCGAGATGGCCTGCGAGGCGCTGCACAGCTCGGGTACGGCCAGCACGCAGATCGAGATGGTGCGCTTCGGCAACGTGCTGGGCAGCACCGGCAGCGTGATCCCCAAGTTCGCCGAACAGATCGCCCGCGGCGGTCCGGTGACGGTGACCCACCCGGAGATCAACCGCTACTTCATGTCCATCCCCGAGGCGGCGCAGCTGGTGCTCCAGGCCGCGGCGATGGGCAACGGCGGCGAGGTGTTCGTGCTCGACATGGGCGAGCCGGTGAAGATCGTGGACCTGGCGCGCAACATGATTCGGCTGTCGGGGTATACGGAGGACGAGATCCGCATCGAGTTTTCCGGGCTGCGGCCGGGCGAGAAGCTGTACGAGGAGCTGCTGGCGGATGCGGAGGAGACGCGCGAGACGCCGCATCCCAAGCTGCGCATTGCGCGCTCGCGGCCGGTGAATGGGACGTTCCTCGAAGAGCTGGAGCAGTGGCTTGCACAGCCGGGGCCGGTGGCGGACGAAGAGGTGCGGATGGGGCTGAAGCGGTGGGTGCCGGAGTATGAGCCGGCGCGGCATTGA
- a CDS encoding type II toxin-antitoxin system RelE/ParE family toxin → MSILSFRCPLSAALFARERVARFANIEASARRKLVLLDAAKDLKDLRIPPGNRLEALSGNRAGQHSIRINDQWRVCFRWTADGAEDVEIVDYH, encoded by the coding sequence ATGTCAATCCTGAGCTTCCGCTGTCCTCTTTCCGCAGCACTGTTTGCACGGGAACGTGTTGCACGCTTCGCCAATATTGAGGCGAGCGCTCGCCGAAAGCTGGTATTGCTGGACGCGGCAAAGGATCTCAAGGATCTACGCATTCCGCCAGGAAACCGGCTTGAGGCTTTGTCGGGTAATCGGGCGGGGCAACACAGCATTCGCATCAACGACCAGTGGCGCGTGTGTTTCCGCTGGACGGCAGATGGGGCTGAGGACGTCGAGATTGTCGATTACCACTGA
- a CDS encoding HigA family addiction module antitoxin, translating to MSEKLAPMHPGEVLREEFMVPLGLSSNALARALGVTAARINEIVREERGITADTALRLARYFGTSEDLWLNLQRRYDVERARDALGASLEAIVPMREAA from the coding sequence ATGAGCGAGAAGCTTGCCCCCATGCACCCGGGCGAAGTGCTGCGCGAGGAGTTCATGGTACCGCTCGGGCTCTCCAGCAATGCGCTTGCGCGTGCGCTGGGGGTGACCGCGGCGCGGATCAACGAGATCGTTCGTGAAGAGCGCGGCATTACGGCCGACACAGCGCTGCGCTTGGCCCGCTACTTCGGCACGTCGGAAGACCTTTGGCTGAACCTGCAGCGGCGCTACGACGTCGAGCGCGCACGCGATGCGCTTGGCGCTTCGCTGGAAGCGATCGTGCCGATGCGGGAAGCGGCATAA
- the vapB gene encoding type II toxin-antitoxin system VapB family antitoxin, with the protein MTASTVFTNNRSQAVRLPADVRLPPDVKRVDIRARGVERIIAPVGHTWDSFFIDGPQVADDFMETRASQEQQEREAL; encoded by the coding sequence ATGACCGCGAGCACCGTCTTTACCAACAACCGCAGCCAGGCCGTGCGCCTGCCGGCCGACGTGCGCCTGCCCCCCGATGTGAAGCGGGTGGATATCCGCGCGCGTGGCGTGGAGCGAATCATCGCGCCGGTGGGCCATACTTGGGACTCGTTCTTCATCGACGGCCCACAGGTCGCCGACGACTTCATGGAAACCCGCGCCAGCCAGGAACAGCAGGAACGCGAGGCGCTTTGA
- the vapC gene encoding tRNA(fMet)-specific endonuclease VapC has protein sequence MLRYLLDTNIVIYVIKRRPLSALALFNENAGHMAISSITLAELMHGAEESNAPTRSLAAVEDFCSRLEVLPYGPKAAMHYGNIRAHLESRGQTIGVNDLHIAAHARSEGLTLVSNNLREFERVEALQLANWAI, from the coding sequence ATGCTGCGCTACCTGCTCGACACCAACATCGTGATCTACGTGATCAAGCGCCGGCCGCTGTCGGCGCTGGCCTTGTTCAACGAAAACGCCGGCCACATGGCGATCTCGTCGATCACCCTCGCGGAGTTGATGCACGGCGCTGAAGAGAGCAACGCGCCGACGCGCTCACTGGCCGCAGTCGAGGATTTCTGCAGCCGCCTTGAAGTGCTGCCTTACGGGCCCAAGGCCGCGATGCACTATGGAAATATCCGCGCCCATCTCGAATCGCGCGGCCAGACGATCGGCGTCAATGACCTGCACATCGCCGCTCACGCACGCAGCGAGGGGCTGACGCTGGTGTCGAACAACCTGCGGGAGTTCGAGCGCGTGGAAGCGCTGCAACTGGCGAACTGGGCGATTTGA
- a CDS encoding DUF2442 domain-containing protein gives MHSLAHDTDVRVMNVRIDETRLEVDLMDGRTIAVPLAWYPRLANATAEQRSHWELAGGGYGIHWPMIDEDLSTEGLLRGARAPQ, from the coding sequence ATGCATTCTTTGGCGCATGACACCGATGTGCGGGTGATGAACGTGAGGATCGATGAGACTCGGCTTGAGGTCGACCTCATGGACGGCCGTACGATCGCGGTGCCGCTGGCATGGTACCCACGGCTGGCGAACGCAACGGCCGAACAGCGCAGCCACTGGGAATTGGCCGGAGGCGGGTACGGCATCCACTGGCCGATGATCGATGAGGATTTGAGCACGGAAGGCTTGCTGCGCGGCGCACGGGCACCGCAGTAG